Proteins encoded together in one Pseudomonadota bacterium window:
- a CDS encoding caspase family protein, whose product MFKRIFFLLLGIFAVTPHAHADVHALVIGTDYIEADDPRLALANPVVDARMVTASLKRSAVTEVTLLEEPDARIWESEFDLFVNSLAPDDIALLYYAGHGFQIEGHNYFLAADGVSLIPLEDLIRRLTEKARGAIVIVDACRNNPLAAQQAQSTKRSLALNIAGAARSAESITLYDVANAGPGLAQLGNLRGLSAVVFFSTDPGNVAEDGATPGKGSPFATVFAQQIKRRQSLDETFRKTAIEVNEKTDGRQSPWRQGDLPFNVFVGGMRALPIP is encoded by the coding sequence ATGTTCAAGCGCATTTTTTTCCTTCTGCTCGGTATCTTTGCTGTGACGCCGCATGCCCATGCGGATGTTCATGCTCTGGTGATCGGCACCGATTATATTGAGGCGGATGATCCACGCTTGGCGCTGGCCAATCCGGTGGTTGACGCACGCATGGTCACCGCATCGCTGAAACGCTCGGCAGTGACCGAAGTGACATTGCTCGAAGAGCCGGATGCCAGGATTTGGGAAAGCGAGTTTGACCTGTTCGTCAATTCCCTCGCACCCGATGATATCGCGCTGCTCTATTATGCCGGCCATGGTTTCCAGATTGAAGGACATAACTATTTTCTCGCTGCCGATGGCGTATCACTGATACCCTTGGAAGATCTTATCCGCAGACTCACCGAAAAGGCCCGGGGCGCGATTGTGATTGTCGATGCCTGTCGCAACAACCCATTGGCCGCGCAGCAGGCGCAGTCGACAAAACGGTCGCTGGCGCTCAATATTGCGGGTGCAGCGCGTTCGGCAGAATCGATTACGCTCTATGATGTCGCCAATGCGGGTCCCGGTCTTGCGCAGCTCGGCAATTTGCGCGGACTGTCGGCAGTTGTGTTCTTTTCCACCGATCCGGGCAATGTCGCCGAAGATGGCGCAACCCCCGGCAAGGGTAGTCCTTTTGCCACAGTGTTCGCACAGCAGATCAAGCGCCGTCAGTCATTGGATGAGACGTTCCGCAAGACCGCAATCGAGGTGAATGAGAAGACTGATGGCCGTCAATCGCCATGGCGTCAGGGCGATTTGCCGTTTAATGTCTTTGTCGGCGGCATGCGGGCATTGCCGATTCCATGA
- a CDS encoding class I SAM-dependent methyltransferase codes for MLALTGCKPVVLDEDRPEDARAFPRAERDVPTVVGNQFSTETARDNRNEAETVMDLAGIVEGMTVADIGAGEGYYTVRLAERVGETGRVLAQDIDADALARLGQRVSRDRLDNVSIKPGAIADPRLPANSFDRIFLVHMYHEVTEPYAFVWRMHDALAEDGQIIVVDVDRPNGRHGISPKQVFCEFEAVGFELVEFAQRPDIQGYFARFVPGGDKPEPDEIHACNAQGQRTDKPRREAS; via the coding sequence ATGCTGGCGCTCACCGGCTGCAAGCCGGTTGTGCTGGATGAAGACCGGCCCGAAGATGCCCGCGCCTTTCCCCGTGCAGAGCGCGACGTCCCCACAGTGGTGGGCAACCAGTTTTCTACCGAGACCGCGCGTGACAATCGCAATGAGGCGGAAACGGTGATGGACCTTGCCGGCATTGTCGAAGGCATGACGGTAGCCGATATTGGCGCTGGCGAAGGGTATTACACTGTGCGTTTGGCAGAGCGTGTCGGCGAGACCGGCCGGGTGCTGGCACAGGATATCGATGCCGATGCTCTGGCGCGGTTGGGCCAGCGCGTATCGCGCGACCGGCTCGACAATGTCTCGATCAAACCCGGTGCGATTGCCGATCCCCGGCTTCCGGCCAACAGCTTCGACCGGATATTCCTGGTGCATATGTACCATGAGGTGACCGAACCCTATGCCTTTGTCTGGCGGATGCATGATGCGCTAGCCGAGGACGGGCAGATCATCGTTGTCGATGTCGATCGCCCCAATGGTCGCCATGGCATTTCCCCGAAACAGGTATTCTGCGAGTTCGAGGCGGTGGGGTTCGAGCTTGTTGAATTTGCCCAGCGTCCCGACATTCAGGGCTATTTCGCCCGTTTCGTTCCGGGTGGCGACAAGCCGGAGCCGGATGAGATTCACGCCTGCAATGCCCAGGGACAGCGCACCGATAAACCGCGGCGCGAAGCATCCTGA
- a CDS encoding nitronate monooxygenase: MFKGLKPIQYNGREVWPLIEGGKGVSATNHASSGAWAAAGGIGTVSAVNADSYDADGNVIPQVYHGRKREERHEELIRYAIDGAVEQVRRAYDMASGPNGMRGAININVLWEMGGAQQVLHGVLEKTKGMVAGVTCGAGMPYKLSEIAAQYNVNYLPIISSARAFRALWKRAYHKVSDLMAAVVYEDPWLAGGHNGLSNAEDPKQPQDPYPRVKLLRETMRDQGISDDVPIIMAGGVWYLRDWEDWIDNPELGQIAFQFGTRPLLTKESPIPDVWKDELTRIEEGDVLLHKFSPTGFYSSAVRNAFLRSLEARSERQIPFSTEMAGEHTAQLDVGVKGKNFWVAPADLERARQWDALGFTTALKTPDNTVVFVTPEERTTIRKDQADCMGCLSHCGFSSWKDHDNFTTGRLADPRSFCIQKSLQDIAHGGDVHQNLMFAGHSAYEFGRDPFYSNGFVPTVKQLVDRILTGD, encoded by the coding sequence GTGTTCAAAGGTCTCAAGCCTATCCAGTATAATGGCCGCGAGGTATGGCCGCTGATCGAAGGTGGCAAGGGCGTATCCGCCACCAATCATGCCAGTTCGGGCGCATGGGCCGCCGCCGGCGGTATCGGCACCGTTTCGGCCGTCAATGCCGACAGCTATGATGCCGACGGCAACGTTATCCCGCAGGTCTATCATGGTCGCAAGCGTGAGGAGCGGCATGAAGAACTGATCCGCTATGCCATTGACGGCGCGGTTGAGCAGGTACGCCGCGCCTATGACATGGCCAGCGGCCCAAATGGCATGCGAGGCGCGATAAACATCAACGTGCTGTGGGAGATGGGTGGCGCCCAGCAGGTGCTGCACGGCGTGCTGGAAAAGACCAAGGGCATGGTCGCGGGTGTCACCTGTGGTGCCGGCATGCCCTATAAGCTCTCCGAGATCGCGGCACAGTATAACGTTAATTACCTGCCGATCATCTCCTCGGCACGTGCCTTTCGCGCTTTGTGGAAGCGCGCCTATCACAAGGTTTCCGACCTGATGGCCGCTGTTGTCTATGAAGACCCGTGGCTTGCCGGTGGGCATAATGGCCTGTCCAACGCCGAAGACCCGAAACAGCCGCAAGATCCTTATCCGCGCGTCAAATTGCTGCGTGAAACGATGCGCGATCAGGGTATTTCCGATGATGTGCCGATCATCATGGCCGGTGGCGTCTGGTATCTGCGCGACTGGGAAGACTGGATCGACAATCCCGAGCTCGGCCAGATCGCGTTCCAGTTCGGCACCCGGCCGTTGCTGACCAAGGAAAGCCCGATCCCCGATGTCTGGAAGGATGAACTGACCAGGATCGAGGAAGGCGATGTGCTGCTGCACAAGTTCAGCCCGACCGGCTTTTACTCGAGCGCGGTGCGCAACGCGTTTCTGCGCAGTCTCGAGGCGCGGTCGGAGCGGCAGATACCGTTTTCGACCGAAATGGCGGGCGAGCATACCGCGCAGCTCGATGTTGGCGTAAAGGGCAAGAATTTCTGGGTTGCCCCGGCCGATCTGGAACGTGCGCGGCAATGGGATGCGCTGGGCTTTACCACTGCGCTGAAAACCCCGGACAATACCGTGGTTTTTGTCACGCCCGAAGAGCGCACCACCATCCGCAAGGACCAGGCCGATTGTATGGGATGTCTGTCGCATTGTGGTTTTTCGTCATGGAAAGACCATGACAATTTCACCACTGGTCGTCTGGCCGACCCGCGCAGCTTCTGCATCCAGAAATCGCTGCAGGACATCGCCCATGGTGGCGATGTGCATCAGAATCTGATGTTTGCCGGGCATTCGGCCTATGAATTCGGCCGCGACCCCTTTTACTCCAACGGCTTTGTCCCGACGGTCAAGCAACTCGTGGATCGCATCCTGACAGGGGATTGA
- a CDS encoding GNAT family N-acetyltransferase yields MRHIREDDLGSAAVTQLLALHLSEMQKYSPPGSVHALDASALKTPDVSVYSAWDDSHLSGIGALRQIDTVHGEIKSMRTHPIFLRRGVAADILEHIIAVAKERGYERLSLETGSGEPFEPALALYRKRGFANGPAFADYVRTEFNQFLHLTL; encoded by the coding sequence ATGCGCCATATCCGTGAAGATGATCTGGGTAGCGCCGCAGTGACTCAGTTGCTGGCGCTACATCTCTCCGAGATGCAGAAATATTCGCCGCCGGGCTCGGTCCATGCGCTCGATGCTTCGGCGCTGAAGACGCCTGATGTCAGCGTCTATAGCGCATGGGATGATAGCCATCTCAGCGGCATCGGCGCGCTGCGCCAGATCGATACCGTGCATGGCGAGATTAAGTCGATGCGGACCCATCCGATCTTTTTGCGACGGGGTGTGGCGGCGGATATTCTCGAGCATATCATCGCCGTCGCCAAAGAGCGAGGCTATGAGAGGCTGAGCCTCGAAACCGGGTCAGGCGAGCCGTTCGAGCCAGCGCTGGCGCTTTATCGCAAACGCGGTTTCGCAAATGGACCGGCTTTTGCCGATTATGTAAGGACCGAGTTCAACCAGTTTCTGCACCTGACGCTTTAG
- a CDS encoding ammonium transporter has product MAQAPLDPVLIDPSDSGDTAWILTASALVLLMTLPGLALFYGGLVRARHFLSVLLQCGAIAAMVSLLWVVVGYTLAFGAVTNGIIGSGNAWMLIGLGNVREGLTIPESSFVVFQMTFAIITPALMVGAWVERARFGWVIAFCALWSLIVYAPVAHWIWGGGWLADMGALDFAGGIVVHTTAGVSALVAAIMLGKRQDWPKKLRLPHSPALTVAGAGLLWVGWFGFNGGSTLGAGDDAAAAIINTHVAASVAALLWLLIEKIKAGKPTAVGFATGAIAGLATITPAAGYISPGAAIIIGALAAPVCYYAIGLVKNVFAIDDSLDVFAVHGVGGILGSLLVAIFVSTLFNGVGYAEGSGMIGQLVIQATAISAVAIWSIIGTLIIGLALSMALPMRAEKDDEQEGLDITQHGERAWELD; this is encoded by the coding sequence ATGGCCCAGGCACCGCTCGATCCGGTGCTGATCGACCCCAGCGACAGCGGCGATACGGCATGGATTCTGACCGCCAGCGCGCTGGTGCTGCTGATGACACTGCCTGGCCTTGCCCTGTTCTATGGCGGACTGGTGCGCGCACGGCATTTTCTTTCCGTGCTGCTGCAATGCGGCGCGATCGCGGCGATGGTATCGTTGCTCTGGGTGGTGGTCGGCTATACGCTGGCATTTGGCGCGGTGACCAATGGGATTATCGGTTCGGGCAACGCCTGGATGCTGATCGGTCTCGGCAATGTGCGCGAAGGGCTGACCATCCCGGAGAGCAGCTTCGTGGTGTTCCAGATGACCTTCGCCATCATCACCCCGGCGCTGATGGTCGGAGCCTGGGTCGAGCGCGCCCGCTTCGGCTGGGTTATTGCTTTTTGCGCGCTTTGGAGCCTGATTGTCTATGCCCCGGTGGCTCATTGGATCTGGGGCGGCGGCTGGCTCGCCGATATGGGCGCGCTGGATTTTGCCGGCGGCATCGTCGTTCATACCACCGCCGGGGTTTCGGCACTGGTCGCTGCGATCATGCTCGGCAAACGGCAGGATTGGCCCAAAAAACTTCGACTGCCGCACAGCCCGGCACTGACTGTTGCCGGGGCCGGGCTGCTCTGGGTCGGCTGGTTTGGTTTCAATGGTGGCTCGACACTGGGTGCCGGCGATGATGCCGCTGCCGCGATCATCAACACCCATGTCGCCGCCAGCGTCGCCGCATTGCTGTGGCTGCTGATCGAAAAGATAAAGGCCGGCAAGCCTACGGCGGTTGGTTTTGCTACCGGCGCCATTGCGGGGCTGGCGACAATCACACCGGCGGCAGGCTATATCTCCCCCGGTGCCGCGATTATCATCGGCGCGCTCGCCGCGCCGGTCTGCTATTATGCCATTGGCCTGGTCAAGAATGTCTTCGCCATTGATGACTCTCTCGACGTCTTCGCAGTGCACGGCGTGGGTGGCATTTTGGGCAGCCTGCTCGTGGCAATCTTTGTCAGCACCCTGTTCAATGGTGTCGGCTATGCCGAGGGCAGCGGCATGATCGGTCAGCTGGTGATTCAGGCCACCGCCATCAGCGCGGTCGCCATCTGGTCGATCATCGGCACGCTGATCATCGGGCTGGCGCTGAGCATGGCACTGCCGATGCGGGCGGAAAAAGACGACGAGCAGGAAGGTCTCGACATCACCCAGCATGGCGAACGCGCCTGGGAGCTGGATTAA
- a CDS encoding D-glycerate dehydrogenase — MSSKPKVIVTRRLAPAVEERMAELFDVEINADDSAMDSEALARAMRECDVLVPTVTDDIATSLFEQDGIRTKLIANFGAGVDHIDLKAARTANIIVTNTPGVFTDDTADMTMALILGVPRRLSEGSKLLRSGKWRGWSPSAMLGHRIGGKTLGIIGMGRIGQAVAHRARAFGLNIRYHNRRRLPESLEQMLGASYELDLDTLIAASDIITLHCPHSEETHEMINAERIASMRPDAYLINTARGELIDEEALIEALENDRIGGAGLDVYTHEPAINPRLLEVDNTVLMPHMGSATFEGREASGMRVAANIRIWSDGHRPPDQVLEGWA, encoded by the coding sequence ATGTCGAGCAAACCAAAAGTCATTGTCACCCGGCGTCTCGCACCTGCTGTCGAGGAGCGTATGGCCGAGCTTTTCGATGTCGAGATCAATGCCGACGATAGCGCCATGGATAGCGAAGCGCTGGCCCGGGCAATGCGCGAATGCGATGTGCTGGTGCCGACCGTCACCGACGATATCGCCACATCCCTGTTCGAACAGGACGGCATTCGCACAAAGCTGATCGCCAATTTCGGTGCCGGGGTCGATCATATCGACCTGAAAGCAGCCCGCACCGCCAATATTATCGTCACCAACACCCCGGGTGTGTTCACCGATGATACTGCCGATATGACCATGGCGCTGATCCTCGGTGTGCCGCGCCGGCTTAGCGAAGGCTCGAAACTGTTGCGGTCCGGCAAGTGGCGGGGCTGGTCGCCCTCGGCGATGCTCGGTCATCGCATAGGCGGCAAGACGCTGGGTATAATCGGCATGGGGCGGATCGGTCAGGCAGTCGCGCACCGTGCCCGCGCCTTTGGCCTCAACATCCGTTATCATAACCGCAGGCGATTGCCCGAAAGCCTCGAACAGATGCTCGGTGCGAGCTATGAGCTCGATCTCGATACGCTGATTGCCGCCAGCGACATCATTACCCTGCACTGCCCGCACAGCGAAGAAACGCACGAGATGATCAACGCAGAACGGATCGCGTCGATGCGCCCCGATGCCTATCTGATCAACACCGCACGCGGCGAGCTGATCGATGAGGAAGCACTGATCGAAGCGCTGGAAAATGACCGCATCGGGGGTGCGGGTCTCGATGTCTATACCCATGAGCCGGCGATCAATCCGCGACTGCTCGAAGTCGATAACACCGTCTTGATGCCGCATATGGGCAGTGCCACCTTTGAAGGGCGCGAGGCCTCGGGGATGCGGGTGGCCGCCAATATCCGCATCTGGTCCGACGGCCATCGCCCGCCCGACCAGGTGCTGGAAGGCTGGGCCTGA
- a CDS encoding SH3 domain-containing protein produces the protein MSQKAIYRRAWGKSIALMLSLCAMVAAPVSGSAQTSQPPYWASIDEDVARTRTGPSTEYKIMWVYERKNLPVKIIKRYGVWRQIEDPDGTQGWMHARLLSRTRTAMVIGEIRAMHTAPSAEAEIAWRLEPGVVGKLGDCTESGWCGFDVNGRSGFVRAEHLFGTGEP, from the coding sequence ATGAGCCAGAAAGCGATATATCGGCGCGCATGGGGGAAATCCATCGCCCTTATGCTCAGCCTGTGCGCCATGGTGGCGGCACCTGTGAGTGGATCGGCCCAGACCAGCCAGCCGCCCTATTGGGCCTCGATCGATGAAGATGTTGCGCGCACCCGCACCGGGCCAAGCACCGAATATAAGATCATGTGGGTTTATGAGCGCAAGAATCTGCCGGTCAAGATCATCAAGCGTTATGGCGTGTGGCGGCAGATCGAGGATCCGGACGGCACGCAGGGCTGGATGCATGCCCGGCTGCTCAGCCGCACCCGCACCGCGATGGTTATCGGCGAGATCCGGGCCATGCACACCGCACCCAGCGCCGAGGCGGAGATTGCCTGGCGGCTGGAGCCCGGCGTTGTCGGCAAGCTGGGCGATTGCACCGAAAGTGGCTGGTGCGGCTTTGATGTCAACGGTCGTTCAGGCTTTGTCCGGGCCGAACATTTGTTCGGCACCGGAGAACCTTGA
- a CDS encoding acetyl-CoA C-acyltransferase: MAAFSEQDPVVILSYARTPMGAMQGALADVSATDLGATAVKAAVERSGVAGEDVDRIYMGCVLPAGLGQAPARQAGVKAGLPKSVQATTVNKVCGSGMQTVIMGTEAIAVGSVDTVVAGGMESMTNAPYLMKKHRSGARIGHDTAYDHMFLDGLEDAYEEGRAMGTFAQDMADKYQLTREAQDDYSIESLRRANAAIESGAFAKELTTVTYATRKGEQTVDVDEGPGRGRPDKIPSLRPAFAKDGTITAATSSSISDGAAAVVLTRQSKAEANGQKPVAKIVGYAAHAQEPSEFTIAPVGAINKLLEQTGWSTDDVDLWEVNEAFACVTMFAMQDIGIPHEKINVNGGGTALGHPIGASGTRIITTLLGALETRGLKRGVASLCIGGGEATAVAVELV; this comes from the coding sequence ATGGCAGCATTCTCCGAACAGGACCCGGTCGTTATACTCTCCTATGCCCGCACCCCGATGGGAGCGATGCAGGGCGCACTCGCCGATGTGAGCGCCACCGATCTGGGCGCCACCGCGGTCAAGGCAGCGGTCGAGCGGTCGGGCGTTGCCGGTGAGGATGTCGACCGCATCTATATGGGCTGCGTGCTGCCCGCCGGCCTGGGCCAGGCTCCAGCGCGTCAGGCAGGGGTTAAAGCCGGTCTGCCCAAATCGGTGCAGGCGACCACGGTCAACAAGGTCTGCGGCTCCGGCATGCAGACGGTGATTATGGGCACTGAAGCCATTGCTGTGGGCAGTGTCGACACCGTAGTTGCTGGTGGCATGGAGAGCATGACCAATGCGCCTTACCTGATGAAAAAGCACCGCTCGGGCGCGCGTATCGGTCATGATACTGCCTATGACCATATGTTTCTCGATGGTCTGGAAGATGCCTATGAGGAAGGCCGCGCCATGGGCACTTTTGCGCAGGATATGGCCGACAAATATCAGCTGACCCGCGAGGCACAGGATGATTATTCCATCGAGTCGCTGCGCCGCGCCAATGCCGCGATTGAAAGCGGTGCCTTTGCCAAGGAACTCACCACCGTCACCTATGCCACCCGCAAGGGTGAGCAGACAGTCGATGTGGATGAAGGCCCCGGCCGTGGTCGCCCTGACAAAATCCCGTCGCTGCGCCCGGCTTTTGCCAAGGACGGCACAATCACCGCCGCCACCTCAAGCTCGATCTCTGATGGCGCCGCCGCCGTTGTGCTGACCCGTCAGAGCAAGGCCGAAGCCAATGGCCAGAAACCGGTGGCGAAGATTGTCGGCTATGCCGCGCATGCGCAGGAACCATCGGAATTCACCATCGCCCCGGTCGGCGCGATCAACAAGCTACTCGAACAGACCGGCTGGAGCACCGATGATGTCGATCTGTGGGAAGTGAATGAAGCCTTTGCCTGCGTCACCATGTTTGCGATGCAGGACATCGGCATCCCGCATGAGAAGATCAACGTCAATGGCGGTGGCACCGCGCTCGGTCACCCCATCGGCGCCAGCGGCACCCGGATCATCACCACCCTGCTCGGCGCGCTGGAAACCCGCGGCCTGAAACGCGGCGTCGCCAGCCTGTGCATCGGCGGCGGCGAGGCTACCGCTGTGGCGGTGGAGCTGGTCTAG
- a CDS encoding acyl-CoA dehydrogenase family protein → MSAYPDFDFQLGEMADQIRDTTRRFATDKIAPLAAKIDAEDWFPREELWAQMGELGLHGITVAEEDGGLGLGYLEHVVAVEEVSRASASIGLSYGAHSNLCINQIARWGNAEQKAKYLPGLVSGEHVGSLAMSEANAGSDVVSMKLKAEAVQGGYILNGTKFWITNAPYADTLVVYAKTDPGGGSRGITAFLIEKDMPGFSIGQKIEKVGMRGSPTAELVFSDCEVPEDNVMGPVGGGVGVLMSGLDYERVVLSGLQLGVMQACLDCVVPYVRERQQFGKPIGSFQLMQAKVADMYVALNSARAYVYAVAKACDVDNTTRFDAAGAILLASESAFKVAGEAVQALGGAGYTKDWPVERYMRDAKLLDIGAGTNEIRRMLIGRELIGAN, encoded by the coding sequence ATGAGCGCCTATCCCGATTTCGATTTCCAGCTGGGTGAAATGGCGGACCAGATTCGCGATACCACGCGCCGTTTCGCCACCGACAAGATCGCGCCGCTGGCGGCGAAGATTGATGCCGAAGACTGGTTCCCGCGCGAAGAGCTATGGGCGCAAATGGGCGAACTCGGTCTGCACGGCATCACTGTTGCGGAAGAGGATGGCGGACTCGGCCTCGGCTATCTCGAGCATGTCGTCGCGGTCGAGGAAGTCAGCCGTGCCAGCGCCTCTATTGGGTTGAGCTATGGCGCACACTCCAACCTGTGTATCAATCAGATCGCCCGTTGGGGCAATGCCGAACAGAAAGCCAAATATCTCCCCGGTCTGGTCAGTGGCGAGCATGTCGGATCGCTCGCCATGTCGGAAGCCAATGCGGGGTCCGATGTCGTCTCGATGAAGCTGAAGGCCGAGGCGGTGCAGGGTGGCTATATCCTCAACGGCACCAAATTCTGGATCACCAATGCACCCTATGCCGATACACTGGTGGTCTATGCCAAGACCGACCCCGGCGGCGGATCGCGCGGCATCACCGCCTTCCTGATCGAGAAGGACATGCCCGGCTTCTCCATTGGCCAGAAGATCGAGAAAGTCGGCATGCGTGGCTCGCCAACGGCCGAGCTGGTGTTCAGTGACTGCGAAGTGCCGGAAGACAATGTCATGGGTCCGGTCGGCGGCGGTGTCGGGGTTTTGATGAGCGGCCTTGACTATGAGCGCGTAGTGCTCTCCGGGTTGCAACTCGGCGTGATGCAGGCCTGTCTCGATTGCGTCGTCCCCTATGTCCGCGAGCGCCAGCAATTCGGCAAGCCCATCGGCTCATTCCAGCTAATGCAGGCCAAGGTCGCCGATATGTATGTCGCGCTCAATTCCGCACGCGCCTATGTCTATGCCGTCGCCAAGGCGTGCGATGTCGACAATACGACCCGTTTTGATGCAGCAGGCGCGATTCTGCTGGCATCCGAGAGCGCATTCAAGGTTGCCGGCGAAGCGGTGCAGGCACTGGGTGGTGCAGGCTATACCAAGGACTGGCCGGTGGAACGCTATATGCGCGATGCCAAGCTGCTCGATATCGGCGCCGGCACCAATGAAATCCGCCGGATGCTGATCGGGCGGGAGTTGATCGGGGCCAACTGA
- a CDS encoding TauD/TfdA family dioxygenase, with translation MPEYRDFRAQALHYFMRPHEDVAAAPIAHDAAWDADAMRAAPESWQYNLSDADLAELEQALDAVSELPMEEISRSNFPLPQLQQRIADWRDTLMNGRGFVLVSGLPVEQWGEEKAARAYWGIGHHLGIPGAQNPQGELLGHVRDYGEEDADPNVRRYRTAGDIAFHCDAADVVGLLCLYPARKGGESRIASSVSIFNRLLRDNPDLAQRMFEPILVDRRGEESEGEAPVFPMQPGCYADGKLKTFWHSDYFRSAYRHDGLPPLDETGAALLDRYDALAMDPEFHLDMDLASGDMQFISNHVTIHSRTAYEDWPEKSRMRHLLRLWLSLEQEPS, from the coding sequence ATGCCCGAATATCGCGATTTTCGTGCGCAGGCGCTGCATTATTTTATGCGGCCGCATGAGGATGTTGCTGCTGCGCCCATTGCCCATGATGCGGCCTGGGATGCCGATGCCATGCGCGCGGCGCCGGAAAGCTGGCAATATAATCTGAGCGATGCGGATCTGGCCGAGCTCGAGCAGGCGCTCGACGCGGTGTCTGAACTGCCGATGGAAGAGATCAGCCGCAGCAATTTCCCCTTGCCGCAATTGCAGCAGCGCATTGCCGATTGGCGCGATACGCTGATGAACGGGCGTGGCTTTGTTCTGGTTTCGGGCCTGCCGGTCGAACAATGGGGCGAGGAAAAGGCGGCACGCGCCTATTGGGGCATTGGCCATCATCTCGGTATCCCCGGGGCGCAGAATCCGCAAGGCGAGTTGCTCGGCCATGTGCGCGATTATGGCGAGGAGGATGCCGACCCCAATGTCCGCCGCTATCGTACCGCGGGCGATATTGCCTTTCACTGCGATGCCGCCGATGTGGTCGGTCTGCTCTGTCTCTATCCGGCGCGCAAGGGCGGGGAGAGCCGCATTGCATCCTCGGTCTCTATCTTCAACCGGTTGCTGCGCGATAATCCCGATCTCGCTCAGCGCATGTTTGAACCGATACTGGTTGATCGTCGGGGTGAGGAATCCGAAGGCGAGGCTCCGGTCTTCCCGATGCAGCCGGGCTGTTATGCGGATGGCAAGCTAAAAACCTTCTGGCACAGCGACTATTTCCGCTCCGCCTATCGCCATGACGGGCTGCCACCGCTCGATGAAACGGGCGCGGCGTTGCTCGACCGCTATGATGCGCTCGCCATGGACCCGGAATTTCATCTCGACATGGATCTGGCCAGCGGCGATATGCAGTTTATCTCCAACCATGTGACGATCCATTCGCGCACCGCCTATGAAGACTGGCCCGAAAAGAGCCGCATGCGCCATCTGCTGAGATTGTGGCTCAGCCTTGAACAGGAACCATCATGA